The Micromonospora siamensis genome contains the following window.
GTGCTCCCCCCGGTGCACGAACTGCTCGACCGCCCGGTGGCGGTGACCGACGTACGCGACCTGCAGATCACCGACCTGCTCGGCCGGGCCCAGCGGGTCGCCGAGCTGGCGGTGGACCGCAACGGACTGGCCGGGCGGCGGGTGCTGGTCACCGGCGCGGGCGGCTCCATCGGCTCCGAGCTGTGCCGGCAGATCGCCCGCTGCGACCCCGGCGAGCTGATGATGCTCGACCGGGACGAGTCGGCGCTGCACGCCCTGCAGATGTCGCTGGACGGTCGGGCCATGCTGGACGGGCCCGAGCTGATCCTGGCCGACATCCGGGACCGGGACGGGATCGCCCGGGTGATCGCCGACCGGCAGCCCGACGTCGTCTTCCACGCCGCCGCGCTGAAGCACCTCACCCTGTTGCAGCGGCACCCCGGCGAGGCGGTCAAGACCAACCTCCTCGGCACCCTGAACGTGCTCGACGCGTGCCGGGACGTGGCCGAGTTCGTGAACATCTCCACCGACAAGGCGGCCGACCCGGTCAGCGTGCTGGGCTACTCCAAGCGGATCACCGAGCGGCTCACCGCGCACTACGCCGAACGGTACGGCGGGGCGTACCTCAGCGTCCGGTTCGGCAACGTGCTGGCCAGCCGGGGCTCGGTGCTCACCGCGTTCGAGGCCCAGCTGCGCGCCGGGCTGCCGATCACCGTCACCCACCCGGACGTCACCCGGTACTTCATGACCGTGCAGGAGGCGGTGCAGCTGGTGCTCCAGGCCGCCTCCATCGGCCGGGGCGGCGAGGCGCTGGTGCTGGACATGGGCGAGCCGGTCCGGATCGCCGACGTGGCCCGGCGACTCGCCGACGAGGCGCCGAGCGGCGCCGAGATCGTCTTCACCGGGCTGCGTCCCGGCGAGAAGCTGCACGAGGACCTCTTCGGCGCCGACGAGGTCGACAGCCGACCGCTGCACCCGCTGATCTCGCACGTCCGGGTGCCGGCGCTGCGCCCGGAGGAGATCGGCTCCCTGGACCCGTACGGGGACCCGGCGGAGCTGGTCAAGCGGATGGAGGCGCTCTGCACCCACCGGTCCACGGTCTGGCAGGCGCTGCCGACTCCCCGGTGAGGCCAACGTCGCAGCTCATCGGCTCGGCGGTGCCGGGCCGGTGCGGATAGGGTCGAAAGCCTGGTGTGCCGGGAAGTCTGGTCGGCGATGGTCCCTTGCCGCCCCGACACTCCGAGGTGAAACACGCCCATGGCCTCCCCTCCCACCCGCACCGGCCCGTCCCGCCGGCTCTTCTCCCGCGGTTCCTGGCCCGAGGCCCGGTTCCTCGCCGACGTGCTGCGCACCGAGACCGTCGGCGGTGGTCTCCTGCTGCTGGGCGCGGTCGTCGCCCTGGTCTGGGCCAACTCACCGTGGGGAGACTCGTACGCCGCCCTGGGCCGGTGGGTTCCCTGGCCGGGCGGCGCCGCCCTGCACCTGGACCTCAACCTGGCCAAATGGGCCGCCGACGGACTGCTGGCGATCTTCTTCTTCGTCGTCGGGCTGGAACTCAAGCGTGAGTTCGTCGCGGGCGACCTGCGCGATCCTCGGCGTGCCGCGCTGCCGGTGGTGGCCGCACTGGGCGGCATGCTGCTCCCGGCGCTGTTCTACGTCGGGGTGGCTCTCGCGGCGGGTGGCGAGGGGCTGCGCGGCTGGGCCATCCCGACCGCCACCGACATCGCCTTCGCGCTCGCCGTGCTGGCGGTGATCAGCTCGCACCTGCCGCAGGGGCTGCGGGCCTTCCTGCTCACCCTGGCCGTGGTGGACGACCTCTTCGCCATCACCATCATCGCGGTCTTCTACACGGCGGAATTCCATCCCCTGCCGCTGCTGCTGGCGCTGGCGCCGATCGCCCTGTTCGGTCTGCTCGTGCAGCGGCGGAAGACCTGGTGGTGGGCGTTGATCCCGCTCGCCGTGCTCGCCTGGACGCTGGTGCACGCCTCGGGGGTGCACGCGACCGTCGCCGGTGTCCTGCTCGGCTTCACCGTGCCGGTGCTGCGCAGCCGGGGCAGCGGACCGGGCCTGGCCGAGCACCTGGAGCACCGTTGGCGGCCGGTGTCCGCCGGCTTCGCGGTGCCCGTGTTCGCCTTCTTCGCCGCCGGTGTGTCCCTGCGAGACGCCGACCTCGGGGCGGTGCTCACCGACCCGATCGTGCTCGGCATCGCCGCCGGTCTGGTGCTGGGCAAGGCGATCGGCATCTTCGGCTCGACCTACCTGCTGGCCCGGTTCACCCGTGCCGAGCTCGACGAGGACATCAGCTGGGCGGACCTGGCCGGGGTGGCGCTGCTGGCCGGCATCGGGTTCACCGTGTCCCTGCTGATCGGGGAGCTGGCGTTCGGGGTGGGCAGCGCCGAGGACGAGCGGGTCAAGATCGCCGTACTCGCGGGGTCGGTCACCGCGGCCGTGCTGGCCTCGGTCGTGCTGATCCGGCGGAACAGGGTCTACCGGCGGATCGCCGAGCAGGAGACCCGCGACGCCGACGGCGACGGCGTGCCCGACGTGTACCAGCAGCGACCCGGCCGGGAGGCCTGAGCCGGGGCCGGGACGGTCCGGTGGCGCGTCGACCGCGCCACCGGACCGGCGGTCACCGGCGGTGCTGCCCGGCGCGCTGCTCCTGCTCCTCGTCGGTGTCGCTGAGCGCGTCGGTCAGCGGTTCGGTGAAGTCGTCGCCGGGCACGGCCACCGCCTCGGCCCGGTCCTGCTCGTCGGGGCGTCCGCCCGCCGGCGGCTCGGGTGCGGTGGCACCACCGGCGAAGCCGTACTCGTTGGGCTCGTCATGCTTGCTCATGCGGTGATCCTCCCGCTTTCTTCCGGTTCGCGGAGCGCTGTCCAACTGTGATCGTTCCCGCCTCCGGAGCGCCGAAACAACGGCGTGCGGGGCCCGGCCGCCAGCACCGACCAGAGCACCCGGCGCAGGCCGACTATCGCCGCCGCGCCGGCCAGGTCGGTCCAGCTCTGGTCCACGCCCAGGCGCAGCAGACCGGCGGCGGTCAGCAGGTCCAGCAGCACCCGCAGCGCGGTCCGCCATGATCCGGTGCCGACCAGCACCGCCAGCCCGGAGAACAGCCCCGCCGCGGCGACCACCGTCGCGATCACGGCGGCGGCCCGGGCCGGCCCACCTGCTGCTGCTCCTGGGCTATCTCCCGGCGAAGGAAGAAGTTGAGCGCCGTCCGGATGGTGGCGATCGCAGCCAGCTTGGCGATCTGGTCGAACGTCGGGGAGACCGCCGTACGCAGGATGTCCGCGGCCAGCTGGAACTCCAGGCCCAGCGTGAGGAACCGACCCAGCGACAGCCGGATCGGGGTGAAGACGGCGGCGTCGCGGCGCCGCAGCCCGTCGACGACGAACCGCAGCGCCGCCCAGACCGCGCCGACGAAGATGATCACCGCGCCGGCGATCTCCACCACGGCGACCACCACCTGGTCACCCTGGTGCAGGAGCTCCTCCAGCCTCACCCGCAGGCGTTACCCGCCGCCGGGGCGGGTAGTCGGCGCTCAGGTCAGCTCGCGCACCGCCTCCAGGATCAGCCACAGGCCGCTGATGGCGAAGAGCACCGCGGCACCGTACTTGATGGCCTTCTCCGGCAGCTTCTTTCCGAGCAGCCGGCCCACCAGGATGGCCAGCGCGTCCGCGGCGACCATGCCGACCGTGGAGCCGAGCCAGGTGCCGAACCAGCCGTACTTGGTGGCCAGCGTGATGGTGGCCAGCATGGTCTTGTCACCCAGTTCGGCCAGGAAGAACGCCACTCCGACCGCGACGATCGCGGACTTGCTGGACCGCTCCGCCTTCTGCCGCTCGGCCTCGGTCAGCTCGTCGCCGCGCAGCGTCCAGGCACCGAAGGCGAGGAACGCCAGACCGGCGATGAGCGAGATCCAGCCGGTCGGCAGGGTGGCGCCGAGGCCGTACCCGATGCCGACCGAGACGAGGTGCACCACCGCGGTGGCGACGGTGATGCCGATCAGAACCGTCACCGGCTTGTAGCGCGTGGCGAACGCCAGCGCCATCAGCTGGGACTTGTCGCCCAGCTCGGCGACGAAGATGACGCCGAAGCTGACGACCAGCGCGACGAGGAAACCTTCCATGACAACCTTCCCGATCCGAGCCGGGACAAGGTCTGGGGCGCCCTCGACCCGGCTGCGTGTGAACAGCCTGAGTCGAAGGTCTCGCCCGCCCCACCGTCGGTGGGGCCGCGTGGCCGGACGCGGAACGCGTCAGTATGTCGACCACGACATTGGGGGCTACTCCCCTTCGCGTCGCCCAGCCTAGCCGACCCGACCCGGGGCGACCGGCCGGGGTGAACGGGCTCACCGCCGACCGGCCGCCACCCGGCCGGTCCGGCTCAGT
Protein-coding sequences here:
- the nhaA gene encoding Na+/H+ antiporter NhaA yields the protein MASPPTRTGPSRRLFSRGSWPEARFLADVLRTETVGGGLLLLGAVVALVWANSPWGDSYAALGRWVPWPGGAALHLDLNLAKWAADGLLAIFFFVVGLELKREFVAGDLRDPRRAALPVVAALGGMLLPALFYVGVALAAGGEGLRGWAIPTATDIAFALAVLAVISSHLPQGLRAFLLTLAVVDDLFAITIIAVFYTAEFHPLPLLLALAPIALFGLLVQRRKTWWWALIPLAVLAWTLVHASGVHATVAGVLLGFTVPVLRSRGSGPGLAEHLEHRWRPVSAGFAVPVFAFFAAGVSLRDADLGAVLTDPIVLGIAAGLVLGKAIGIFGSTYLLARFTRAELDEDISWADLAGVALLAGIGFTVSLLIGELAFGVGSAEDERVKIAVLAGSVTAAVLASVVLIRRNRVYRRIAEQETRDADGDGVPDVYQQRPGREA
- a CDS encoding TMEM165/GDT1 family protein; amino-acid sequence: MEGFLVALVVSFGVIFVAELGDKSQLMALAFATRYKPVTVLIGITVATAVVHLVSVGIGYGLGATLPTGWISLIAGLAFLAFGAWTLRGDELTEAERQKAERSSKSAIVAVGVAFFLAELGDKTMLATITLATKYGWFGTWLGSTVGMVAADALAILVGRLLGKKLPEKAIKYGAAVLFAISGLWLILEAVRELT
- a CDS encoding DUF1622 domain-containing protein — its product is MRLEELLHQGDQVVVAVVEIAGAVIIFVGAVWAALRFVVDGLRRRDAAVFTPIRLSLGRFLTLGLEFQLAADILRTAVSPTFDQIAKLAAIATIRTALNFFLRREIAQEQQQVGRPGPPP
- a CDS encoding nucleoside-diphosphate sugar epimerase/dehydratase; translated protein: MNPASPAPTSPTTPTANHRRVRALSLLTLDAAAWCAGFLAAATTRYEFDLTERISGLVLGTALACAALHAGLNRARLVLWGRHPLGSAGDVRDLAAAGALTIAVALAVLLPVDVRPIPASTPLVGGAIALLLMMGSRATFRFHREQRAQAAPSTSRALIYGVDDTSERLLRVLLADPAGRYRPVGLLDDDREHRNMRLAGVRVLGGREQLTDAVRATGADTVIFATGHADPELMRDVRARTLQAGAAFKVLPPVHELLDRPVAVTDVRDLQITDLLGRAQRVAELAVDRNGLAGRRVLVTGAGGSIGSELCRQIARCDPGELMMLDRDESALHALQMSLDGRAMLDGPELILADIRDRDGIARVIADRQPDVVFHAAALKHLTLLQRHPGEAVKTNLLGTLNVLDACRDVAEFVNISTDKAADPVSVLGYSKRITERLTAHYAERYGGAYLSVRFGNVLASRGSVLTAFEAQLRAGLPITVTHPDVTRYFMTVQEAVQLVLQAASIGRGGEALVLDMGEPVRIADVARRLADEAPSGAEIVFTGLRPGEKLHEDLFGADEVDSRPLHPLISHVRVPALRPEEIGSLDPYGDPAELVKRMEALCTHRSTVWQALPTPR